TGCGCAGGACATCGTTCAGGATGTCTATGTCCGGGCCCTGCGTTTTTACCGGCAGTTTCAGCCGGGGACCAACATTCGTGCCTGGCTGTTCAAAATTCTCCGGAATACCTATATCAACCGCTTCCGCCGCAATGCCAGGACGCCCAGCCAAGTCGGCTTCGAGGATTTCGAGCACCAACCCATGGATGCGGAGATTGGACCCGGACGCCCGCACAACGAGGGGCCGGAGGCCGAGTTTTTCAGCCGCCAGACCCTCGGGCAGATTGAGGAGGCCTTGGTTTCCTTGCCCGAGAAATTCCGGCAGATCGT
This genomic stretch from bacterium harbors:
- a CDS encoding sigma-70 family RNA polymerase sigma factor: AQDIVQDVYVRALRFYRQFQPGTNIRAWLFKILRNTYINRFRRNARTPSQVGFEDFEHQPMDAEIGPGRPHNEGPEAEFFSRQTLGQIEEALVSLPEKFRQIVILSDVEGFSYKEIADIEDCPLGTVMSRLYRARRMLRDKLSENSDFQE